In Rickettsia endosymbiont of Gonocerus acuteangulatus, the following are encoded in one genomic region:
- a CDS encoding transposase, with translation MSKRIKLQAIPINRTDYCQFLIISQKNYSLTYYAEHAKKCSHDVINRFLRNEKYTPSLLWEHIKNDVIFSSNGYTIFDDTVLNKRNTKQIEIVRSQYSRTTGRVTKGIGVVSLVYYNPDINKFWVIDYRIFAPDHDGATKLEHLLNMLNNAVYSKKIPFQTVLFDTWYSTHKIMQHVDSLGKYYYAPIKANRNVSKTHDSKPYKAVKELTFSDEEIRHGVEIHIKGFAKNKHVNLFKFTVSTNRVEYVVTNNKTHKSSKAAQDECGFRWVIESMHREIKQLTGIERCQCRKQRIQRNHISWAFLVWAFLKRTANTIGKTVYQIKLGLLDDYMQQQLRSPSLRYLEPNIA, from the coding sequence ATGTCAAAGAGGATAAAGTTGCAAGCAATACCAATTAATAGGACAGATTATTGTCAATTTTTAATAATTAGCCAAAAGAATTATAGTTTAACCTACTACGCTGAACATGCAAAGAAATGTAGTCATGATGTTATTAATAGATTTTTAAGGAATGAAAAATATACACCTTCTTTGTTATGGGAACACATCAAGAATGATGTTATTTTTTCATCTAATGGATATACAATATTTGATGATACGGTTTTAAATAAAAGGAATACGAAGCAAATAGAAATTGTAAGATCGCAGTACAGTAGAACTACAGGTAGAGTTACTAAAGGTATAGGAGTAGTGAGTCTGGTATATTATAACCCTGATATTAATAAGTTTTGGGTAATAGATTATCGAATTTTTGCACCTGATCATGATGGAGCAACAAAACTAGAACACCTATTAAACATGTTAAATAATGCTGTTTATAGCAAGAAGATTCCTTTTCAAACAGTACTTTTTGACACATGGTATTCTACACACAAAATTATGCAACATGTTGACTCTCTGGGGAAATATTATTATGCCCCTATTAAAGCCAATAGAAACGTTAGTAAAACGCACGATTCTAAACCTTATAAAGCTGTAAAAGAGTTGACATTTTCAGATGAAGAGATCAGGCATGGAGTAGAGATTCATATAAAAGGCTTTGCTAAAAATAAGCATGTTAATTTGTTTAAATTTACTGTTTCTACCAACAGAGTTGAGTATGTTGTTACCAATAACAAAACTCACAAATCTTCTAAAGCTGCACAAGATGAGTGTGGCTTTCGATGGGTAATTGAGAGCATGCACAGAGAAATTAAGCAACTTACTGGGATAGAACGTTGTCAATGCAGGAAACAGCGTATTCAACGTAATCATATTAGTTGGGCATTTTTAGTTTGGGCATTTCTCAAAAGGACTGCAAATACAATCGGTAAAACGGTTTACCAAATAAAGTTAGGGCTTTTAGATGACTATATGCAACAACAGCTGCGTTCTCCATCTTTACGATATTTAGAACCAAACATAGCGTAA
- the tnpA gene encoding IS200/IS605 family transposase, with product MSKYIHKSHNVTVLLYHMVFPAKYRRAVFDVSVDQVLREICLEIEKRYQIKFLEIGVDEDHVHFLVQSVPTYSVTKIVTTIKSVTARQIFRQCSQVKKQLWGGEFWTDGYFTSTVGKHGNENMIGKYVKNQGKEYQKLHEDHQLAFF from the coding sequence ATGAGCAAATATATACATAAAAGTCATAATGTTACGGTACTGCTGTATCACATGGTATTTCCAGCAAAATATCGCCGAGCAGTGTTTGACGTATCAGTTGATCAAGTATTACGAGAAATATGTTTAGAGATAGAAAAGAGATATCAAATAAAATTTTTAGAAATAGGGGTTGATGAAGATCATGTCCATTTTTTGGTACAATCTGTACCAACCTATAGCGTAACAAAAATAGTAACAACAATTAAAAGTGTTACAGCTCGTCAAATATTTAGACAGTGTTCACAGGTAAAGAAACAATTATGGGGTGGAGAATTTTGGACTGATGGATATTTTACGAGTACGGTAGGTAAGCATGGAAATGAGAATATGATAGGAAAATACGTAAAAAACCAAGGCAAGGAATATCAGAAACTGCATGAGGATCATCAGCTAGCTTTCTTCTAA
- a CDS encoding HK97 family phage prohead protease produces MKKIIYSNQTFDNIEIKSLTNSEVVINGYASVYNIADHHNDLIVKGAFANVVHQNIKFLWQHDSKKPIGIISHLVEDDHGLKMEAVINNKVKAGREAIELIKQGAIDGLSIRFYIKNSVFNDAKQRVITEADLLEISIVTFPANQSAKILYITKGQEVEISAEYSNQITELQEKVHNIQNILERPNNINIEDQEQKTAFINY; encoded by the coding sequence ATGAAAAAAATAATCTACAGCAATCAAACTTTTGACAATATAGAAATAAAATCCTTAACTAATAGTGAAGTAGTAATTAATGGCTATGCAAGTGTCTATAATATCGCTGATCATCATAATGATTTAATAGTTAAAGGGGCTTTTGCAAATGTCGTTCATCAAAATATAAAATTCCTTTGGCAGCATGATAGTAAAAAACCAATCGGAATTATTAGTCATCTTGTGGAAGATGATCACGGTTTAAAAATGGAGGCAGTGATAAATAATAAGGTTAAAGCTGGTCGTGAAGCGATAGAGTTAATAAAACAGGGTGCAATAGATGGTTTATCTATCAGATTTTATATAAAAAACTCGGTTTTTAATGATGCAAAACAAAGAGTAATTACCGAAGCTGATCTGTTAGAAATAAGTATTGTTACTTTTCCTGCTAATCAAAGTGCTAAGATTTTATATATCACTAAAGGACAAGAAGTTGAGATTAGTGCAGAATATTCGAATCAAATCACTGAATTACAAGAAAAAGTCCATAATATCCAAAATATTTTAGAAAGACCAAATAATATAAATATCGAAGACCAAGAACAAAAAACAGCTTTTATTAATTATTAA
- a CDS encoding DUF3576 domain-containing protein — translation MNKNIKLFFAAIFIVFSVGNNIILADDYPKSKQEQKWDEVGSIAGEEELVFRPGRIKNESTKAVGCSINKYLWQASINTLSFIPLASADSNGGVIITEWYSPPATPNFRFKINIFIKDDVIHPDAIEVKVFEEVLKNKQWVMNENTSNLAITLEDKILRRAREIYINSAK, via the coding sequence ATGAACAAAAATATAAAACTATTTTTTGCAGCAATCTTTATCGTATTCAGTGTAGGAAATAATATTATTTTGGCTGACGATTATCCCAAAAGCAAACAAGAGCAGAAATGGGATGAAGTAGGTTCAATAGCTGGGGAAGAAGAACTAGTTTTTAGGCCAGGTAGAATTAAAAATGAATCTACTAAAGCAGTGGGTTGCTCAATTAATAAATATCTATGGCAAGCATCAATAAACACTCTAAGTTTTATTCCTCTTGCATCAGCTGACTCAAATGGTGGTGTGATCATTACAGAATGGTATAGCCCTCCCGCTACACCCAATTTCCGTTTTAAAATAAATATATTTATTAAGGATGATGTGATACATCCTGACGCAATTGAAGTAAAAGTATTTGAAGAAGTGTTGAAGAATAAACAATGGGTAATGAATGAAAATACTTCAAATCTCGCTATCACACTTGAAGACAAAATTCTAAGAAGAGCAAGGGAAATATATATTAATAGTGCGAAATGA
- the leuS gene encoding leucine--tRNA ligase — protein MNIEQKWQQIWQKEKAFEVSNESSKPKYYVLEMLPYPSGKIHVGHVRNYSIGDVVARFMTMQGFNVLHPMGWDSFGLPAENAAIKNNSHPKEWTYSNIENMKKQLKSMGFSYDWSREINSCDPDYYKHEQKFFLELYERNLAYQKDSLVNWDPVDNTVLANEQVVDGRGWRSGAIVEKRYLKQWFLKIMNYAEELLNEISNLMEWPEAVRSMQEKWIGKSVGANFRFKIKDNEDSIEVFSTKPETIFGASFIGIAFNHPIIEKLVSKTPAIENFIAKCSNITGSAELDKAEKEGIFTGLYVIHPFDSNITLPVVITNFVLMDYGTGAVFGCPAHDQRDHELAVKMNLPIKQVIEADTDVQKAAYTEDGIIINSGFLNGLSTNEAKQRVIEEFEKLSIGKRTINYRLKDWGISRQRFWGCPIPIIHCDSCGLVPVPDSDLPVTLPDYVKFDGHGNPLDNHPTWKHVHCPKCSKPAIRETDTFDTFFESSWYFTRYCNSQALEISDKKACDYWLPVDKYIGGIEHAVMHLLYARFFTKVMNEQNYVSVREPFKGLFTQGMVLHATYKDEHNNWLYPEEVIKKGNEFFHKENGSLVTQGRIEKMSKSKKNLIDLETMQQQYGADAIRFFVLSDSPPEKDLEWSASGIEGSARFINKLEQMQEAIIKLSDNDNTNKELKRLIHFTIKHVTEDIKHFALNRAIARMRELFNAISSEINKEEIDVQNAKHGFNVLIQLLYPFIPHITEEIWQKLGHKTFLYNVAFPTFNESMLELDTYVMAVQVNGKLRDTYEFNTSASEDEIKQIAINLPKVQKFLEGKEPKKIILVPKKIINIIC, from the coding sequence ATGAATATCGAACAGAAATGGCAACAGATTTGGCAAAAAGAAAAAGCCTTTGAAGTATCAAACGAAAGTAGCAAACCTAAATATTACGTTTTAGAGATGCTACCTTATCCATCCGGTAAAATTCACGTAGGTCACGTACGTAATTACTCTATAGGTGATGTAGTTGCTAGATTCATGACTATGCAAGGCTTTAACGTACTTCATCCTATGGGCTGGGACTCTTTCGGCTTACCGGCAGAAAATGCAGCAATAAAAAACAATTCTCACCCAAAAGAGTGGACTTATTCGAATATCGAGAATATGAAAAAGCAGCTGAAATCGATGGGCTTTTCCTATGATTGGTCTAGAGAGATAAATAGTTGCGATCCTGATTATTATAAACATGAGCAAAAATTCTTCCTAGAGCTTTATGAAAGAAATCTTGCTTATCAAAAAGATTCTCTTGTTAACTGGGATCCAGTTGATAATACTGTACTTGCAAACGAACAGGTTGTTGATGGGCGTGGTTGGCGTTCAGGTGCGATAGTTGAAAAGCGTTATTTAAAGCAATGGTTCTTAAAAATCATGAATTATGCTGAAGAGTTATTGAATGAGATTTCAAATTTAATGGAGTGGCCTGAAGCAGTACGCTCTATGCAAGAAAAATGGATCGGTAAATCTGTAGGTGCTAACTTTCGTTTTAAAATTAAAGATAATGAAGATTCTATAGAGGTTTTCTCAACTAAGCCTGAAACTATCTTTGGAGCTAGCTTTATAGGTATTGCTTTTAACCATCCAATAATAGAAAAATTAGTTTCTAAAACTCCTGCAATAGAAAATTTTATCGCTAAATGCTCTAATATAACCGGCTCTGCTGAACTTGACAAAGCTGAGAAAGAGGGAATATTTACAGGGTTGTATGTTATTCATCCTTTTGACTCAAATATAACTTTACCTGTTGTTATTACTAATTTCGTGTTGATGGATTACGGCACAGGTGCAGTTTTTGGCTGCCCTGCTCATGATCAGCGTGACCATGAGTTAGCTGTTAAAATGAATTTACCTATAAAGCAGGTAATTGAAGCAGATACTGATGTGCAGAAAGCTGCTTATACTGAAGATGGAATAATTATTAATTCTGGTTTTCTAAACGGCTTATCTACTAATGAAGCTAAGCAAAGAGTCATAGAAGAATTTGAGAAATTAAGCATAGGCAAACGCACAATAAATTATCGCCTGAAAGATTGGGGGATCTCAAGACAACGTTTTTGGGGCTGTCCTATCCCTATAATTCATTGTGATTCTTGCGGTTTAGTACCTGTACCTGACTCGGATTTACCGGTTACGCTACCTGATTACGTGAAATTTGATGGTCACGGCAACCCTTTAGACAATCACCCAACTTGGAAGCATGTTCACTGCCCGAAATGTAGCAAGCCTGCTATTCGTGAAACTGATACTTTTGATACATTCTTTGAATCTTCTTGGTATTTCACAAGATATTGTAATAGCCAAGCTCTAGAAATAAGCGATAAAAAAGCTTGCGATTATTGGTTGCCGGTTGATAAATATATTGGTGGCATTGAACACGCCGTAATGCATTTATTATATGCAAGATTCTTTACCAAAGTAATGAACGAGCAAAATTATGTTAGCGTCCGTGAACCTTTTAAAGGATTATTCACGCAAGGTATGGTACTGCACGCTACTTATAAAGACGAGCATAATAATTGGCTATATCCTGAGGAAGTAATTAAAAAAGGTAATGAATTTTTCCATAAAGAAAATGGCAGTTTGGTTACACAAGGTCGCATCGAGAAAATGAGTAAATCCAAAAAGAACCTCATTGATCTTGAAACTATGCAACAGCAATATGGTGCAGATGCAATAAGATTTTTCGTATTATCTGACAGCCCACCGGAAAAAGATTTAGAATGGTCAGCAAGCGGTATTGAGGGGAGTGCACGTTTTATCAATAAGCTTGAACAGATGCAAGAAGCGATAATAAAGCTTTCAGATAATGACAATACTAATAAAGAATTAAAGAGGTTAATTCATTTTACCATCAAACATGTTACTGAGGATATAAAACATTTTGCTTTAAATAGAGCAATAGCACGTATGCGTGAGCTTTTTAATGCTATATCGAGCGAGATAAATAAAGAAGAAATTGACGTGCAGAACGCAAAACACGGCTTTAATGTACTAATTCAGCTATTATATCCCTTCATCCCGCATATTACAGAAGAAATTTGGCAAAAGCTTGGTCACAAAACATTTTTATATAATGTGGCATTTCCTACTTTTAATGAATCGATGCTAGAGCTAGATACATATGTTATGGCAGTTCAGGTTAATGGTAAGCTTCGTGATACTTATGAGTTTAATACATCCGCAAGTGAAGATGAAATAAAGCAAATTGCTATTAACTTACCGAAAGTTCAAAAATTTTTAGAAGGCAAAGAGCCTAAAAAAATTATCCTTGTTCCTAAAAAGATCATAAATATTATTTGTTGA
- a CDS encoding sigma-54 dependent transcriptional regulator, which produces MSSIDVLIVDDEDDIRDLCAAILKDEGFSPKVAANSTQALKILSEKPVSAVVLDIWLQGSEMDGLGILEVIKKHYPLMPVIIISGHGTIETAVNAIKMGAYDYLEKPFNNNKLVILLKRACEVTKLKRENIDLKSKVIDKTELVGNSTITLKYKAEIDKAASSSSRIMIHGKVGSGKELTARLIHKKSKRVNNPFIIFSPTCMTLEKINQELFGEAEKQESNNNSNKRPTILEFANNGTLYIDEVSNIPVPIQIKLLKFLKDHTIKKPCGKIVKVDIKIITGTSKNIQEEVNNGRFLEDLYYRLNVSSLKVPSLFDRKEDISLLVKYFVKQLSKFSGLKERVFADETIAALQSYEWPGNIRQLRNVVEWTLIMNPITPGNNEVIKPYMIPSEILANSVNLTKLEDSFDMLSMPLREAREVFERQYLSAQMSRFNNNISKTSSFVGMERSALHRKLKLLSLHIPPTGRINKEEYEEANA; this is translated from the coding sequence ATGTCATCGATAGATGTTTTAATAGTAGACGATGAAGACGATATAAGGGATCTATGTGCTGCAATTTTGAAAGATGAGGGTTTCAGTCCTAAAGTTGCAGCTAATAGTACACAAGCTCTTAAAATACTTTCTGAAAAACCGGTATCTGCGGTAGTACTTGATATTTGGCTTCAAGGGAGCGAGATGGATGGTCTTGGTATCTTAGAGGTAATTAAAAAACACTATCCTTTAATGCCGGTAATAATTATTAGTGGTCATGGTACAATAGAGACAGCAGTAAATGCTATAAAAATGGGAGCTTACGACTATTTAGAAAAACCCTTTAATAATAATAAATTAGTTATTTTACTCAAAAGAGCTTGTGAAGTTACAAAGCTAAAACGTGAGAATATAGATTTAAAATCAAAAGTTATAGATAAAACTGAATTAGTAGGCAACTCTACTATTACTTTAAAATATAAAGCAGAAATAGATAAAGCGGCAAGCTCCAGCAGCCGTATTATGATTCATGGTAAAGTAGGTAGTGGTAAAGAGTTAACAGCAAGGTTAATTCATAAAAAATCAAAGAGGGTTAATAACCCATTCATTATTTTCAGCCCTACATGCATGACTTTAGAAAAAATTAATCAAGAGTTATTCGGTGAAGCAGAAAAACAAGAAAGCAATAATAACAGTAACAAACGACCTACTATTTTAGAATTTGCTAATAACGGCACCTTATATATAGATGAAGTTAGCAATATCCCAGTTCCAATTCAAATAAAGTTATTAAAGTTTTTAAAAGATCATACTATTAAAAAACCTTGCGGGAAAATTGTCAAAGTTGACATAAAAATCATTACTGGCACTTCTAAAAATATTCAAGAAGAAGTTAATAATGGTAGGTTTTTAGAAGATTTATATTATCGCCTAAATGTATCGTCATTAAAAGTACCATCATTATTTGACAGAAAAGAAGATATATCACTATTAGTTAAATATTTCGTTAAACAACTTTCAAAATTTTCAGGTTTAAAAGAACGTGTTTTTGCTGATGAAACTATAGCTGCATTACAATCTTACGAGTGGCCAGGTAATATTAGACAGTTACGCAACGTTGTTGAGTGGACTTTAATTATGAATCCTATCACTCCAGGAAATAACGAAGTAATTAAACCCTATATGATACCCTCAGAGATTCTAGCAAATAGCGTTAATCTTACTAAACTTGAAGATAGCTTTGACATGCTATCTATGCCCCTTAGAGAAGCTAGAGAAGTTTTTGAACGCCAATATCTATCAGCACAAATGAGTCGTTTTAACAATAATATCTCGAAAACATCTTCATTTGTTGGCATGGAGCGATCAGCATTGCATCGTAAATTAAAACTATTAAGCTTACATATACCTCCAACTGGTAGAATCAACAAGGAGGAATATGAAGAAGCAAACGCCTAA
- a CDS encoding pentapeptide repeat-containing protein has translation MKKQTPNLLLVFTFSLFLTNCSEPTRDANGLLTDNQSTVIRNYIISQNAKNIKVNLKGQFGSNLRGVKLIGVKLIDEDLSEVDLTSCEILRVDFTGANLQKAILTNAIIQESNFANGTIQNVSGYNSDFQGSIFDNITLQDINFVQANFSNTAFSKAIIKNVNFENAKLENILWNNDTLDGVNFQKAVLKSNSFKNTNIENSIFYGADLEGNIINNTNFTNNYFESSDLSRAKLTAVIIKDSNFTQSIFNEINFNNVQANNSIFSYTTFQGSTLQNINIVKCDLQSSVISGSTLNQFKVDTSLLNNVSLNDIKFNNLSIKNSNANFARLNKMAGVNIIFNNLSWANNIFSNNDVKQFTVINTDLNNSELSNSNISNSQFSNVNFSKTLMQNINFSDIKITSGNLNQIALIGSNLTNITFNNSSFYNSQITNSHYTNSTFVNTNFASNIILNSEDFNKFPSNILITSVKDLQKTANLANMNLANFDLSNLIFNAVNFSGAIFKNANLTNTAIQNSTIEKADFSNAIVNKTDFSNSTLTDSIFKSAKIDQANFTGSNLTNADFTEAEIKNTQLDKATTTGVKG, from the coding sequence ATGAAGAAGCAAACGCCTAACCTACTTCTAGTATTTACTTTTTCGCTATTCCTAACTAACTGTTCTGAACCTACACGTGATGCAAATGGTTTATTAACTGATAACCAAAGTACTGTGATTAGGAATTATATAATATCACAGAATGCTAAAAATATTAAAGTTAACCTTAAAGGACAATTTGGCTCAAATCTAAGAGGAGTAAAACTAATTGGAGTAAAATTAATAGACGAAGATTTATCAGAGGTAGACTTAACTTCCTGCGAAATATTACGTGTTGATTTTACTGGGGCTAATTTACAAAAAGCTATCTTAACAAATGCTATCATACAAGAAAGTAATTTTGCAAATGGAACAATACAAAATGTTTCAGGATATAACTCTGATTTCCAAGGTTCAATTTTTGATAATATTACTCTGCAAGATATAAATTTTGTTCAGGCAAATTTTAGTAATACTGCTTTTAGCAAGGCTATTATTAAAAATGTAAATTTTGAAAATGCTAAGCTTGAAAATATATTATGGAATAATGATACTCTTGATGGGGTTAATTTTCAAAAAGCCGTTCTTAAAAGCAATAGTTTTAAAAATACTAATATAGAAAATTCAATATTTTATGGTGCAGATTTAGAAGGAAACATCATAAATAATACTAATTTTACTAATAATTATTTTGAATCTAGCGACTTGAGTAGAGCGAAATTAACTGCCGTAATAATTAAGGATTCTAATTTTACACAAAGTATATTTAATGAGATAAATTTTAATAATGTGCAGGCTAATAACTCTATTTTTTCTTATACTACTTTTCAAGGTTCAACTCTGCAAAATATCAATATAGTTAAATGTGATTTACAAAGTAGTGTAATTAGTGGCTCTACTTTAAATCAGTTTAAAGTAGATACTAGCTTATTAAATAATGTAAGCCTAAATGATATTAAATTTAATAATTTATCGATAAAAAATAGTAACGCTAATTTTGCAAGACTTAATAAAATGGCTGGGGTAAATATTATTTTCAACAATTTAAGTTGGGCTAATAACATCTTTAGCAATAATGATGTTAAGCAGTTCACAGTAATTAATACCGACTTAAATAATAGTGAATTATCAAACTCGAATATAAGCAATAGTCAATTTAGTAATGTAAATTTTTCTAAAACATTAATGCAAAATATAAATTTCTCGGATATAAAAATTACCTCGGGAAATTTAAATCAGATAGCTTTAATAGGATCTAATTTAACAAACATTACATTTAACAATTCTTCTTTTTATAATTCACAAATAACTAACAGCCACTATACAAATTCGACCTTTGTTAATACCAACTTTGCAAGCAATATCATTTTAAATAGTGAAGATTTTAATAAATTTCCTTCAAATATATTAATTACTTCTGTAAAAGATTTACAAAAAACTGCTAATCTAGCAAATATGAATTTAGCAAATTTTGATTTAAGTAATTTAATATTTAACGCAGTTAATTTTTCTGGTGCTATTTTCAAAAACGCTAATTTAACAAATACAGCGATTCAAAACTCTACTATAGAGAAAGCCGATTTTTCTAATGCAATAGTTAATAAAACAGATTTTTCAAACTCTACGTTAACGGATAGTATATTCAAATCGGCTAAAATTGATCAAGCTAATTTCACTGGTAGTAACTTAACTAATGCTGACTTTACTGAGGCAGAAATTAAAAATACTCAGCTTGATAAGGCTACAACTACCGGAGTAAAGGGGTAG